The following coding sequences are from one Rhodobiaceae bacterium window:
- a CDS encoding hypothetical protein (protein of unknown function (DUF1304)), producing the protein MKITARLLTLLVAVIHVAFLVLEMFYFDHPVGRDVFGTTPEESAIMAVLAANQGLYNGFLAAGLFWGVLAGKTDVIIFFLLCVIVAGIYGAATASGTILIVQALPAVLALVATMVASRKA; encoded by the coding sequence ATGAAAATCACAGCACGCCTTCTCACCCTGCTTGTCGCCGTCATCCATGTGGCGTTTCTTGTCTTGGAAATGTTCTATTTCGATCATCCGGTCGGCAGAGATGTTTTTGGAACGACGCCGGAAGAGTCGGCGATCATGGCAGTTTTGGCTGCCAACCAGGGGCTGTACAATGGTTTTCTGGCGGCAGGTCTCTTCTGGGGCGTGTTGGCAGGCAAGACAGACGTGATCATCTTCTTCCTGCTCTGCGTCATTGTCGCCGGAATCTATGGCGCAGCCACAGCGAGCGGCACCATTCTGATCGTGCAGGCGCTTCCGGCAGTATTGGCACTGGTCGCTACAATGGTGGCCAGTCGCAAGGCTTAG